From a region of the Panicum virgatum strain AP13 chromosome 2K, P.virgatum_v5, whole genome shotgun sequence genome:
- the LOC120694725 gene encoding protein transport protein SEC31 homolog B-like isoform X1, which translates to MACIKSAQRAALTALAPDAPYLAAGTMSGAVDMSFSASANIEIFRLDFQSDSPDLPLLASAPSPDRFNRLSWSRPGAVEGDSFALGLLAGGLSDGSVAVWNPLRMISSEGKAEDAMVARLEKHTGPVCGLEFSELTPNRLASGAEQGELCIWDLKNPVEPVVYPPLKQSVGSSAQAEISCLSWNPKFQHILATTSSNGMTVVWDLRNQKPLTSFSDSVRRKSSVLQWNPDMSTQLIVASDDDSSPSLRVWDVRKTISPVREFVGHSKGVIAMSWCPYDSSFLLTCSKDNRTICWDTVSGEIISELPTSDNWNFDLHWYRKIPGVIAASSFDGKIGIYNLEFSGLYAAGDAGTPARPRAPAPKWLKCPTGASFGFGGKLVAFHPAAPSQGAQVSSSEVHVHNLVIEQSLVSRSTEFEAAIQNGDKSSLCALCEKKSQESLSDEERETWGFLRVMFEDGDVARTKLLAHLGFEPPQAPTVDSTDQLSQTLADTLNLDHGTTTDNADAQFLVYNGDDFFNNPQPPEASLAEEAISTNGEQIEQEMPGDVVPSDPSIDKSIQHALVVGDYKGAVNQCLAANRMADALVIAHAGGSALWESTRNQYLRKSISPYLKVVSAMVGNDLMSFVSTWPLSSWKETLALLCTFARKEEWNVLCDTLASRLLSVGDTLAATLCYICAGNIDKAVEIWSRNLKSEDGEKTYVDLLQDLMEKTITLALATGHKRFSASLSKLVENYAELLASQGLLKTAMEYLKLLGSDEHSHELAILRDRIAFSTEENDATRSSVSDSTGASSPYVTNQSYINPDHSQNLYQQVQSYNVPSNTYSDGYHQQPNATFAYNNAYQPTQPAQMFVPPSAPISSQQPQGSAPVPVPPQTVKTFTPANPMSLKNAEQYHQPNTLGSQLYTGAANQPYSTASSATYPSGPPPTFKPVQYQTTPVPSVGPTASVPGTVPNQMLPHSAAATYSTSRFMPSNNQGFVQRPGLSPAQPSSPTQAPAPAPAPAQPTPPAPPPTVQTADTSMVSAELRPVIATLTRLFDETSKALGGSQATQAKKREIEDNSRKIGALFVKLNSGDISPNVSSKLIQLCSALDSSDFATAMHLQVILTTSDWDECNFWLAALKRMIKTRQNFRM; encoded by the exons atggcgtgcATCAAGAGCGCGCAGCGGGCGGCGCTGACGGCGCTGGCGCCCGACGCGCcgtacctcgccgccggcaccatGAGCGGAGCCGTCGACATGAGCTTCTCCGCGTCCGCCAACATCGAGATCTTCCGCCTCGACTTCCAGTCCGACTCCCCGGACCTCCCGCTCCTCGCCTCCGCGCCCTCCCCCGACCGCTTCAACCGCCTCTCCTGGTCGCGGCCGGGCGCCGTGGAGGGCGACTCCTTCGCGCTGGGCCTCCTCGCGGGAGGCCTCAGTGACGGCTCCGTCGCCGTGTGGAACCCGCTGAGAATGATCAG CTCCGAGGGCAAAGCGGAGGACGCCATGGTCGCGCGGCTCGAGAAGCACACCGGACCG GTTTGTGGGTTGGAGTTTAGCGAGCTCACGCCGAATCGGCTCGCTTCAGGGGCTGAGCAGGGGGAGCTCTGCATCTGGGATCTCAAGAACCCAGTCGAGCCAGTTGTTTACCCGCCACTCAAG CAGAGTGTTGGTTCCAGTGCCCAAGCTGAAATCTCTTGTTTATCCTGGAATCCTAAGTTTCAACATATATTAGCAACCACTTCTAGTAATGGAATGACAG TTGTTTGGGATTTAAGGAACCAGAAACCACTGACTAG CTTTTCAGATTCTGTTAGAAGGAAATCCTCTGTTCTTCAATGGAACCCAGACATGTCCACCCAACTGATTGTTGCATCTGATGATGACAGCTCACCATCTCTGAGA GTTTGGGATGTCAGGAAGACCATTTCACCAGTAAGAGAATTCGTTGGCCATTCAAAAG GTGTAATTGCTATGTCCTGGTGCCCTTATGATAGTTCGTTCTTGCTTACATGTTCAAAAGACAATAGAACAATATGTTGGGATACTGTTAGTGGAGAG ATTATTAGTGAGCTACCAACCAGCGATAATTGGAATTTTGACCTTCACTGGTATCGGAAAATTCCTGGCGTCATAGCAGCATCCTCATTTGATGGGAAAATTGGCATATACAACCTAGAG tTCTCTGGACTTTATGCAGCTGGTGATGCAGGTACCCCAG CACGTCCAAGAGCGCCAGCTCCAAAATGGTTGAAATGCCCCACTGGTGCATCTTTTGGCTTTGGTGGTAAACTTGTTGCTTTCCATCCGGCGGCACCCAGCCAAGGCGCCCAAGTATCTTCTTCTGAG GTGCATGTGCACAATTTGGTGATTGAGCAAAGTCTGGTCAGCCGGTCAACTGAATTTGAAGCTGCTATACAGAATGGTGACAAGAGTTCGCTGTGTGCTCTGTGTGAAAAAAAATCACAAGAATCATT ATCTGATGAGGAAAGAGAAACCTGGGGCTTCTTAAGGGTTATGTTTGAGGATGGGGATGTTGCAAGGACAAAATTGCTTGCTCATCTTGGTTTCGAACCTCCTCAAGCACCAACTGTGGATTCAACTGACCAACTGAGCCAAACATTGGCGGATACACTTAACCTTGATCACGGCACAACAACTGATAATGCAGATGCTCAATTTCTCGTCTATAATGGGGATGATTTTTTCAATAATCCTCAACCCCCGGAGGCTAGCTTAGCTGAAGAAGCAATTTCTACAAATGGTGAACAGATAGAGCAGGAAATGCCTGGAGATGTTGTGCCATCTGATCCATCAATTGACAAGAGCATTCAACATGCATTGGTGGTTGGAGACTACAAAGGGGCAGTTAACCAGTGCCTTGCAGCAAATCGTATGGCTGATGCTTTGGTTATTGCCCATGCTGGTGGTTCCGCTCTATGGGAAAGCACAAGAAATCAGTATCTTAGAAAGAGTATCTCGCCCTACTTAAAG GTTGTTTCTGCTATGGTGGGCAATGATTTAATGAGTTTCGTGAGTACTTGGCCCCTAAGTTCGTGGAAAGAAACTCTTGCGCTACTGTGCACA TTTGCGCGGAAAGAGGAATGGAATGTTTTGTGTGACACACTTGCATCTAGACTCTTGAGTGTTGGAGATACACTAGCTGCAACTCTTTGTTACATCTGTGCTGGAAATATTGACAAAGCTGTCGAAATATGGTCTCGCAACTTGAAGTCTGAAGATGGTGAGAAGACTTATGTTGATCTTCTCCAG GATTTGATGGAAAAGACCATTACTCTCGCCCTTGCTACAGGCCACAAGAGATTTAGCGCATCGCTCTCTAAGCTTGTTGAGAACTACGCTGAACTGTTGGCCAGCCAAGGTCTTCTTAAGACTGCAATGGAGTATTTGAAACTGCTGGGATCAGATGAACATTCACATGAGCTAGCGATTTTGAGAGATAGAATTGCATTTTCTACAGAAG AGAATGATGCTACTAGGAGCTCTGTTTCTGATAGCACTGGTGCCAGTTCCCCATATGTCACTAATCAGAGTTATATCAACCCAGACCATTCTCAGAATCTTTACCAG CAGGTACAATCATATAATGTTCCAAGTAACACATATTCAGATGGTTACCACCAACAACCTAATGCAACCTTTGCGTACAACAATGCATACCAACCTACACAACCAGCCCAAATGTTTGTTCCACCAAGTGCACCCATCAGCTCTCAG CAACCACAAGGTTCTGCTCCCGTACCTGTGCCACCGCAAACAGTAAAGACATTTACCCCTGCAAACCCAATGAGTCTCAAAAATGCGGAACAATATCATCAACCTAATACTTTGGGCTCCCAGCTTTACACG GGTGCTGCAAACCAGCCATATTCTACCGCATCATCTGCTACTTATCCAAGTGGACCTCCACCCACATTCAAACCTGTTCAATACCAGACTACACCAGTCCCTTCTGTTGGTCCTACTGCCTCTGTACCAGGAACGGTCCCTAACCAGATGCTTCCCCATTCTGCCGCTGCAACTTACTCGACATCCAGGTTTATGCCATCAAACAATCAAGGCTTTGTTCAAAGGCCAGGCTTGAGTCCTGCCCAGCCCTCAAGTCCAACacaggcgccggcgccggcgccggcgccggcacagccaactcctcctgcacctcCCCCGACTGTGCAGACAGCTGATACATCTATGGTTTCTG CTGAGCTGAGACCTGTTATTGCAACACTGACTAGACTATTTGATGAGACATCCAAAGCCCTCGGGGGATCACAAGCTACTCAAGCAAAGAAGCGTGAAATTGAAGACAATTCAAGGAAAATAGGGGCATTATTTGTGAAACTAAATAGTGGCGACATATCTCCAAATGTTTCATCTAAACTCATTCAGCTGTGCAGTGCGCTTGATAGTAGTGATTTTGCCACTGCCATGCACCTCCAG GTAATCTTGACAACAAGTGACTGGGATGAGTGCAACTTTTGGCTTGCGGCATTGAAGCGTATGATCAAGACACGACAGAACTTCAGAATGTAA
- the LOC120694725 gene encoding protein transport protein SEC31 homolog B-like isoform X4, giving the protein MACIKSAQRAALTALAPDAPYLAAGTMSGAVDMSFSASANIEIFRLDFQSDSPDLPLLASAPSPDRFNRLSWSRPGAVEGDSFALGLLAGGLSDGSVAVWNPLRMISSEGKAEDAMVARLEKHTGPVCGLEFSELTPNRLASGAEQGELCIWDLKNPVEPVVYPPLKSVGSSAQAEISCLSWNPKFQHILATTSSNGMTVVWDLRNQKPLTSFSDSVRRKSSVLQWNPDMSTQLIVASDDDSSPSLRVWDVRKTISPVREFVGHSKGVIAMSWCPYDSSFLLTCSKDNRTICWDTVSGEIISELPTSDNWNFDLHWYRKIPGVIAASSFDGKIGIYNLEFSGLYAAGDAGTPARPRAPAPKWLKCPTGASFGFGGKLVAFHPAAPSQGAQVSSSEVHVHNLVIEQSLVSRSTEFEAAIQNGDKSSLCALCEKKSQESLSDEERETWGFLRVMFEDGDVARTKLLAHLGFEPPQAPTVDSTDQLSQTLADTLNLDHGTTTDNADAQFLVYNGDDFFNNPQPPEASLAEEAISTNGEQIEQEMPGDVVPSDPSIDKSIQHALVVGDYKGAVNQCLAANRMADALVIAHAGGSALWESTRNQYLRKSISPYLKVVSAMVGNDLMSFVSTWPLSSWKETLALLCTFARKEEWNVLCDTLASRLLSVGDTLAATLCYICAGNIDKAVEIWSRNLKSEDGEKTYVDLLQDLMEKTITLALATGHKRFSASLSKLVENYAELLASQGLLKTAMEYLKLLGSDEHSHELAILRDRIAFSTEENDATRSSVSDSTGASSPYVTNQSYINPDHSQNLYQVQSYNVPSNTYSDGYHQQPNATFAYNNAYQPTQPAQMFVPPSAPISSQQPQGSAPVPVPPQTVKTFTPANPMSLKNAEQYHQPNTLGSQLYTGAANQPYSTASSATYPSGPPPTFKPVQYQTTPVPSVGPTASVPGTVPNQMLPHSAAATYSTSRFMPSNNQGFVQRPGLSPAQPSSPTQAPAPAPAPAQPTPPAPPPTVQTADTSMVSAELRPVIATLTRLFDETSKALGGSQATQAKKREIEDNSRKIGALFVKLNSGDISPNVSSKLIQLCSALDSSDFATAMHLQVILTTSDWDECNFWLAALKRMIKTRQNFRM; this is encoded by the exons atggcgtgcATCAAGAGCGCGCAGCGGGCGGCGCTGACGGCGCTGGCGCCCGACGCGCcgtacctcgccgccggcaccatGAGCGGAGCCGTCGACATGAGCTTCTCCGCGTCCGCCAACATCGAGATCTTCCGCCTCGACTTCCAGTCCGACTCCCCGGACCTCCCGCTCCTCGCCTCCGCGCCCTCCCCCGACCGCTTCAACCGCCTCTCCTGGTCGCGGCCGGGCGCCGTGGAGGGCGACTCCTTCGCGCTGGGCCTCCTCGCGGGAGGCCTCAGTGACGGCTCCGTCGCCGTGTGGAACCCGCTGAGAATGATCAG CTCCGAGGGCAAAGCGGAGGACGCCATGGTCGCGCGGCTCGAGAAGCACACCGGACCG GTTTGTGGGTTGGAGTTTAGCGAGCTCACGCCGAATCGGCTCGCTTCAGGGGCTGAGCAGGGGGAGCTCTGCATCTGGGATCTCAAGAACCCAGTCGAGCCAGTTGTTTACCCGCCACTCAAG AGTGTTGGTTCCAGTGCCCAAGCTGAAATCTCTTGTTTATCCTGGAATCCTAAGTTTCAACATATATTAGCAACCACTTCTAGTAATGGAATGACAG TTGTTTGGGATTTAAGGAACCAGAAACCACTGACTAG CTTTTCAGATTCTGTTAGAAGGAAATCCTCTGTTCTTCAATGGAACCCAGACATGTCCACCCAACTGATTGTTGCATCTGATGATGACAGCTCACCATCTCTGAGA GTTTGGGATGTCAGGAAGACCATTTCACCAGTAAGAGAATTCGTTGGCCATTCAAAAG GTGTAATTGCTATGTCCTGGTGCCCTTATGATAGTTCGTTCTTGCTTACATGTTCAAAAGACAATAGAACAATATGTTGGGATACTGTTAGTGGAGAG ATTATTAGTGAGCTACCAACCAGCGATAATTGGAATTTTGACCTTCACTGGTATCGGAAAATTCCTGGCGTCATAGCAGCATCCTCATTTGATGGGAAAATTGGCATATACAACCTAGAG tTCTCTGGACTTTATGCAGCTGGTGATGCAGGTACCCCAG CACGTCCAAGAGCGCCAGCTCCAAAATGGTTGAAATGCCCCACTGGTGCATCTTTTGGCTTTGGTGGTAAACTTGTTGCTTTCCATCCGGCGGCACCCAGCCAAGGCGCCCAAGTATCTTCTTCTGAG GTGCATGTGCACAATTTGGTGATTGAGCAAAGTCTGGTCAGCCGGTCAACTGAATTTGAAGCTGCTATACAGAATGGTGACAAGAGTTCGCTGTGTGCTCTGTGTGAAAAAAAATCACAAGAATCATT ATCTGATGAGGAAAGAGAAACCTGGGGCTTCTTAAGGGTTATGTTTGAGGATGGGGATGTTGCAAGGACAAAATTGCTTGCTCATCTTGGTTTCGAACCTCCTCAAGCACCAACTGTGGATTCAACTGACCAACTGAGCCAAACATTGGCGGATACACTTAACCTTGATCACGGCACAACAACTGATAATGCAGATGCTCAATTTCTCGTCTATAATGGGGATGATTTTTTCAATAATCCTCAACCCCCGGAGGCTAGCTTAGCTGAAGAAGCAATTTCTACAAATGGTGAACAGATAGAGCAGGAAATGCCTGGAGATGTTGTGCCATCTGATCCATCAATTGACAAGAGCATTCAACATGCATTGGTGGTTGGAGACTACAAAGGGGCAGTTAACCAGTGCCTTGCAGCAAATCGTATGGCTGATGCTTTGGTTATTGCCCATGCTGGTGGTTCCGCTCTATGGGAAAGCACAAGAAATCAGTATCTTAGAAAGAGTATCTCGCCCTACTTAAAG GTTGTTTCTGCTATGGTGGGCAATGATTTAATGAGTTTCGTGAGTACTTGGCCCCTAAGTTCGTGGAAAGAAACTCTTGCGCTACTGTGCACA TTTGCGCGGAAAGAGGAATGGAATGTTTTGTGTGACACACTTGCATCTAGACTCTTGAGTGTTGGAGATACACTAGCTGCAACTCTTTGTTACATCTGTGCTGGAAATATTGACAAAGCTGTCGAAATATGGTCTCGCAACTTGAAGTCTGAAGATGGTGAGAAGACTTATGTTGATCTTCTCCAG GATTTGATGGAAAAGACCATTACTCTCGCCCTTGCTACAGGCCACAAGAGATTTAGCGCATCGCTCTCTAAGCTTGTTGAGAACTACGCTGAACTGTTGGCCAGCCAAGGTCTTCTTAAGACTGCAATGGAGTATTTGAAACTGCTGGGATCAGATGAACATTCACATGAGCTAGCGATTTTGAGAGATAGAATTGCATTTTCTACAGAAG AGAATGATGCTACTAGGAGCTCTGTTTCTGATAGCACTGGTGCCAGTTCCCCATATGTCACTAATCAGAGTTATATCAACCCAGACCATTCTCAGAATCTTTACCAG GTACAATCATATAATGTTCCAAGTAACACATATTCAGATGGTTACCACCAACAACCTAATGCAACCTTTGCGTACAACAATGCATACCAACCTACACAACCAGCCCAAATGTTTGTTCCACCAAGTGCACCCATCAGCTCTCAG CAACCACAAGGTTCTGCTCCCGTACCTGTGCCACCGCAAACAGTAAAGACATTTACCCCTGCAAACCCAATGAGTCTCAAAAATGCGGAACAATATCATCAACCTAATACTTTGGGCTCCCAGCTTTACACG GGTGCTGCAAACCAGCCATATTCTACCGCATCATCTGCTACTTATCCAAGTGGACCTCCACCCACATTCAAACCTGTTCAATACCAGACTACACCAGTCCCTTCTGTTGGTCCTACTGCCTCTGTACCAGGAACGGTCCCTAACCAGATGCTTCCCCATTCTGCCGCTGCAACTTACTCGACATCCAGGTTTATGCCATCAAACAATCAAGGCTTTGTTCAAAGGCCAGGCTTGAGTCCTGCCCAGCCCTCAAGTCCAACacaggcgccggcgccggcgccggcgccggcacagccaactcctcctgcacctcCCCCGACTGTGCAGACAGCTGATACATCTATGGTTTCTG CTGAGCTGAGACCTGTTATTGCAACACTGACTAGACTATTTGATGAGACATCCAAAGCCCTCGGGGGATCACAAGCTACTCAAGCAAAGAAGCGTGAAATTGAAGACAATTCAAGGAAAATAGGGGCATTATTTGTGAAACTAAATAGTGGCGACATATCTCCAAATGTTTCATCTAAACTCATTCAGCTGTGCAGTGCGCTTGATAGTAGTGATTTTGCCACTGCCATGCACCTCCAG GTAATCTTGACAACAAGTGACTGGGATGAGTGCAACTTTTGGCTTGCGGCATTGAAGCGTATGATCAAGACACGACAGAACTTCAGAATGTAA
- the LOC120694725 gene encoding protein transport protein SEC31 homolog B-like isoform X3, producing MACIKSAQRAALTALAPDAPYLAAGTMSGAVDMSFSASANIEIFRLDFQSDSPDLPLLASAPSPDRFNRLSWSRPGAVEGDSFALGLLAGGLSDGSVAVWNPLRMISSEGKAEDAMVARLEKHTGPVCGLEFSELTPNRLASGAEQGELCIWDLKNPVEPVVYPPLKQSVGSSAQAEISCLSWNPKFQHILATTSSNGMTVVWDLRNQKPLTSFSDSVRRKSSVLQWNPDMSTQLIVASDDDSSPSLRVWDVRKTISPVREFVGHSKGVIAMSWCPYDSSFLLTCSKDNRTICWDTVSGEIISELPTSDNWNFDLHWYRKIPGVIAASSFDGKIGIYNLEFSGLYAAGDAGTPARPRAPAPKWLKCPTGASFGFGGKLVAFHPAAPSQGAQVSSSEVHVHNLVIEQSLVSRSTEFEAAIQNGDKSSLCALCEKKSQESLSDEERETWGFLRVMFEDGDVARTKLLAHLGFEPPQAPTVDSTDQLSQTLADTLNLDHGTTTDNADAQFLVYNGDDFFNNPQPPEASLAEEAISTNGEQIEQEMPGDVVPSDPSIDKSIQHALVVGDYKGAVNQCLAANRMADALVIAHAGGSALWESTRNQYLRKSISPYLKVVSAMVGNDLMSFVSTWPLSSWKETLALLCTFARKEEWNVLCDTLASRLLSVGDTLAATLCYICAGNIDKAVEIWSRNLKSEDGEKTYVDLLQDLMEKTITLALATGHKRFSASLSKLVENYAELLASQGLLKTAMEYLKLLGSDEHSHELAILRDRIAFSTEENDATRSSVSDSTGASSPYVTNQSYINPDHSQNLYQVQSYNVPSNTYSDGYHQQPNATFAYNNAYQPTQPAQMFVPPSAPISSQQPQGSAPVPVPPQTVKTFTPANPMSLKNAEQYHQPNTLGSQLYTGAANQPYSTASSATYPSGPPPTFKPVQYQTTPVPSVGPTASVPGTVPNQMLPHSAAATYSTSRFMPSNNQGFVQRPGLSPAQPSSPTQAPAPAPAPAQPTPPAPPPTVQTADTSMVSAELRPVIATLTRLFDETSKALGGSQATQAKKREIEDNSRKIGALFVKLNSGDISPNVSSKLIQLCSALDSSDFATAMHLQVILTTSDWDECNFWLAALKRMIKTRQNFRM from the exons atggcgtgcATCAAGAGCGCGCAGCGGGCGGCGCTGACGGCGCTGGCGCCCGACGCGCcgtacctcgccgccggcaccatGAGCGGAGCCGTCGACATGAGCTTCTCCGCGTCCGCCAACATCGAGATCTTCCGCCTCGACTTCCAGTCCGACTCCCCGGACCTCCCGCTCCTCGCCTCCGCGCCCTCCCCCGACCGCTTCAACCGCCTCTCCTGGTCGCGGCCGGGCGCCGTGGAGGGCGACTCCTTCGCGCTGGGCCTCCTCGCGGGAGGCCTCAGTGACGGCTCCGTCGCCGTGTGGAACCCGCTGAGAATGATCAG CTCCGAGGGCAAAGCGGAGGACGCCATGGTCGCGCGGCTCGAGAAGCACACCGGACCG GTTTGTGGGTTGGAGTTTAGCGAGCTCACGCCGAATCGGCTCGCTTCAGGGGCTGAGCAGGGGGAGCTCTGCATCTGGGATCTCAAGAACCCAGTCGAGCCAGTTGTTTACCCGCCACTCAAG CAGAGTGTTGGTTCCAGTGCCCAAGCTGAAATCTCTTGTTTATCCTGGAATCCTAAGTTTCAACATATATTAGCAACCACTTCTAGTAATGGAATGACAG TTGTTTGGGATTTAAGGAACCAGAAACCACTGACTAG CTTTTCAGATTCTGTTAGAAGGAAATCCTCTGTTCTTCAATGGAACCCAGACATGTCCACCCAACTGATTGTTGCATCTGATGATGACAGCTCACCATCTCTGAGA GTTTGGGATGTCAGGAAGACCATTTCACCAGTAAGAGAATTCGTTGGCCATTCAAAAG GTGTAATTGCTATGTCCTGGTGCCCTTATGATAGTTCGTTCTTGCTTACATGTTCAAAAGACAATAGAACAATATGTTGGGATACTGTTAGTGGAGAG ATTATTAGTGAGCTACCAACCAGCGATAATTGGAATTTTGACCTTCACTGGTATCGGAAAATTCCTGGCGTCATAGCAGCATCCTCATTTGATGGGAAAATTGGCATATACAACCTAGAG tTCTCTGGACTTTATGCAGCTGGTGATGCAGGTACCCCAG CACGTCCAAGAGCGCCAGCTCCAAAATGGTTGAAATGCCCCACTGGTGCATCTTTTGGCTTTGGTGGTAAACTTGTTGCTTTCCATCCGGCGGCACCCAGCCAAGGCGCCCAAGTATCTTCTTCTGAG GTGCATGTGCACAATTTGGTGATTGAGCAAAGTCTGGTCAGCCGGTCAACTGAATTTGAAGCTGCTATACAGAATGGTGACAAGAGTTCGCTGTGTGCTCTGTGTGAAAAAAAATCACAAGAATCATT ATCTGATGAGGAAAGAGAAACCTGGGGCTTCTTAAGGGTTATGTTTGAGGATGGGGATGTTGCAAGGACAAAATTGCTTGCTCATCTTGGTTTCGAACCTCCTCAAGCACCAACTGTGGATTCAACTGACCAACTGAGCCAAACATTGGCGGATACACTTAACCTTGATCACGGCACAACAACTGATAATGCAGATGCTCAATTTCTCGTCTATAATGGGGATGATTTTTTCAATAATCCTCAACCCCCGGAGGCTAGCTTAGCTGAAGAAGCAATTTCTACAAATGGTGAACAGATAGAGCAGGAAATGCCTGGAGATGTTGTGCCATCTGATCCATCAATTGACAAGAGCATTCAACATGCATTGGTGGTTGGAGACTACAAAGGGGCAGTTAACCAGTGCCTTGCAGCAAATCGTATGGCTGATGCTTTGGTTATTGCCCATGCTGGTGGTTCCGCTCTATGGGAAAGCACAAGAAATCAGTATCTTAGAAAGAGTATCTCGCCCTACTTAAAG GTTGTTTCTGCTATGGTGGGCAATGATTTAATGAGTTTCGTGAGTACTTGGCCCCTAAGTTCGTGGAAAGAAACTCTTGCGCTACTGTGCACA TTTGCGCGGAAAGAGGAATGGAATGTTTTGTGTGACACACTTGCATCTAGACTCTTGAGTGTTGGAGATACACTAGCTGCAACTCTTTGTTACATCTGTGCTGGAAATATTGACAAAGCTGTCGAAATATGGTCTCGCAACTTGAAGTCTGAAGATGGTGAGAAGACTTATGTTGATCTTCTCCAG GATTTGATGGAAAAGACCATTACTCTCGCCCTTGCTACAGGCCACAAGAGATTTAGCGCATCGCTCTCTAAGCTTGTTGAGAACTACGCTGAACTGTTGGCCAGCCAAGGTCTTCTTAAGACTGCAATGGAGTATTTGAAACTGCTGGGATCAGATGAACATTCACATGAGCTAGCGATTTTGAGAGATAGAATTGCATTTTCTACAGAAG AGAATGATGCTACTAGGAGCTCTGTTTCTGATAGCACTGGTGCCAGTTCCCCATATGTCACTAATCAGAGTTATATCAACCCAGACCATTCTCAGAATCTTTACCAG GTACAATCATATAATGTTCCAAGTAACACATATTCAGATGGTTACCACCAACAACCTAATGCAACCTTTGCGTACAACAATGCATACCAACCTACACAACCAGCCCAAATGTTTGTTCCACCAAGTGCACCCATCAGCTCTCAG CAACCACAAGGTTCTGCTCCCGTACCTGTGCCACCGCAAACAGTAAAGACATTTACCCCTGCAAACCCAATGAGTCTCAAAAATGCGGAACAATATCATCAACCTAATACTTTGGGCTCCCAGCTTTACACG GGTGCTGCAAACCAGCCATATTCTACCGCATCATCTGCTACTTATCCAAGTGGACCTCCACCCACATTCAAACCTGTTCAATACCAGACTACACCAGTCCCTTCTGTTGGTCCTACTGCCTCTGTACCAGGAACGGTCCCTAACCAGATGCTTCCCCATTCTGCCGCTGCAACTTACTCGACATCCAGGTTTATGCCATCAAACAATCAAGGCTTTGTTCAAAGGCCAGGCTTGAGTCCTGCCCAGCCCTCAAGTCCAACacaggcgccggcgccggcgccggcgccggcacagccaactcctcctgcacctcCCCCGACTGTGCAGACAGCTGATACATCTATGGTTTCTG CTGAGCTGAGACCTGTTATTGCAACACTGACTAGACTATTTGATGAGACATCCAAAGCCCTCGGGGGATCACAAGCTACTCAAGCAAAGAAGCGTGAAATTGAAGACAATTCAAGGAAAATAGGGGCATTATTTGTGAAACTAAATAGTGGCGACATATCTCCAAATGTTTCATCTAAACTCATTCAGCTGTGCAGTGCGCTTGATAGTAGTGATTTTGCCACTGCCATGCACCTCCAG GTAATCTTGACAACAAGTGACTGGGATGAGTGCAACTTTTGGCTTGCGGCATTGAAGCGTATGATCAAGACACGACAGAACTTCAGAATGTAA